The proteins below are encoded in one region of Leishmania major strain Friedlin complete genome, chromosome 7:
- a CDS encoding putative tRNA-methyl transferase yields MSVATTRSQLRIAIGLSGGVDSAVTALVLQRCVHTTLDVAALRCFGGPRAPPPPLLALRAAVDAHVPLHELLGKLVTAGEPSITAASYDAAPVQHTPFFMRNWHDDSAASGWCVRAQVDYDDAQQVARTLDLLPRDGTPLPWYDLSSEYVEQCFERMLAAYAAGHTLNVDVLCNSKIKFGALTRALRRTGSVFSETLLATGHYARTWDLPHGVHGGDDAKRRPVLLVRPCSAGRDLNDQTVFLSRVPPSALATAIFPLGHLFTCKADVRALARHSFGQSGSTAAVASSNGEPQRTVAHISRKKTSTGICFVGPPSAATCAGNTSCSSRFPLFLNEYLPPPPPPSGPSTRTVFCDAVTGEELLVPGDTTEHFAGASLQSSACRLYRGPMCGALRVDYPGLLPAYAFTLGQRVRLCRRTVDGRVREAAYYVADKVLAPLPLSALSDNKAVPVRLLAEVRVVAQWNNALLYTSQATVASLHWWLPLPMLHQRAVVNHERGMYGLRCHCCTRHHEALQPATVEWEAADEELSADAEVRVRRARVHFDAPLRAVTPGQALVAYMPLLELKEGWKKGCDASHGDAEPSPPEAMAVIGSGWVVSPDFPPP; encoded by the coding sequence ATGAGTGTGGCCACGACGCgctcgcagctgcgcatcgccATCGGCCTCTCCGGCGGTGtcgacagcgccgtcaccgccctCGTGCTGCAACGCTGTGTTCACACCACACTAGACGTCGCCGCGCTTCGCTGCTTTGGCGGTCCAcgcgctccacctccgccactgCTCGCACTACGAGCGGCGGTTGACGCACATGTACCGCTCCACGAGCTGCTCGGCAAGCTGGTCACCGCAGGCGAACCGAGCATTACCGCTGCAAGCTACGATGCTGCTCCTGTGCAGCACACCCCCTTTTTCATGCGCAACTGGCACGATGACAGCGCGGCCTCTGGATGGTGTGTGCGAGCCCAGGTCGACTACGacgatgcgcagcaggtggcaAGAACGCTAGACCTCCTTCCGCGCGACGGCACGCCTCTGCCGTGGTACGACCTCTCCAGCGAGTACGTTGAGCAGTGCTTCGAGCGCATGCTGGCCGCCTACGCCGCAGGGCACACGCTCAACGTGGACGTGCTGTGCAACAGTAAGATCAAATTCGGCGCCTTGacgcgtgcgctgcgtcgcACAGGGTCGGTGTTCAGTGAAACGCTCCTCGCCACCGGTCActacgcacgcacgtgggACCTTCCGCACGGTGTCCACGGTGGTGATGATGCGAAGAGACGAccggtgctgctcgtgcggcCGTGCTCTGCGGGACGGGACCTCAACGATCAGACCGTCTTTCTATCCCGGGTGCCGCCATCTGCCCTGGCCACGGCGATTTTCCCTCTCGGGCACCTCTTCACCTGCAAGGCGGATGTGCGTGCACTGGCGAGGCACAGCTTCGGGCAGAGCGGTAgcacagcggcggtggcgagctCCAATGGGGAGCCGCAGCGTACGGTGGCGCACATCTCCCGAAAGAAGACGAGCACGGGTATCTGCTTCGTCGGACCGCCCTCCGCTGCCACGTGCGCCGGCAATACATCGTGTAGCTCGcgcttccctctcttcttgAACGAGTACctcccgccaccgccaccgccttccgGGCCATCGACCCGCACGGTGTTCTGCGACGCGGTGACGGGGGAAGAGCTGCTCGTGCCTGGAGACACAACTGAGCACTTCGCCGGCGCGTCATTACAGTCCAGCGCGTGCCGTCTATATCGTGGTCCCATGTGTGGTGCCCTCCGGGTAGACTACCCGGGCCTCCTGCCGGCCTACGCCTTTACTCTCGGccagcgtgtgcgtctctgtcgcCGCACTGTTGACGGGCGAGTGCGTGAGGCGGCCTACTACGTTGCTGACAAGGTGCTAGCGCCTCTGCCGTTGTCGGCTCTGAGTGACAACAAAgccgtgcctgtgcgtcTGCTGGCAGAGGTGCGGGTGGTTGCCCAGTGGAACAACGCGCTGCTGTACACCTCTCAAGCCACGGTCGCGTCACTGCACTggtggctgccgctgcctaTGCTGCATCAGCGCGCTGTGGTCAACCATGAGCGTGGCATGTATGGACTGCGGTGCCATTGCTGCACGCGGCATCACGAAGCGCTGCAACCAGCGACAGTGGAGTGGGAAGCGGCGGACGAAGAGCTCAGCGCGgatgcggaggtgcgcgtTCGGCGTGCTCGCGTACACTTCGATGCCCCTCTTCGCGCCGTTACGCCGGGGCAGGCGCTCGTGGCATACATGCCTCTCTTGGAGCTCAAAGAAGGGTGGAAGAAGGGCTGTGACGCCTCTCACGGTGATGCGGAACCGTCGCCGCCTGAGGCAATGGCTGTGATCGGGTCTGGCTGGGTCGTGTCGCCTGACTTCCCGCCGCCTTGA
- a CDS encoding putative protein kinase yields the protein MGMEHYTKVKDLGGTNGAFLARDRQQPHRLVVIKRLADGTQGIEELNASLRLRHPHIVRFLESFIYNGSLFVVMSYESGGDLDGLFHYLTQSHRTPTTHTLLLWFVQLLEALVYCHDHHVIHRDIKPSNILVSEDTKVLYLGDFGSAKTLSTSNVTSTFVGSPMWISPEVLLGTSYSYATDVWSMGCVFYEMAALCKPFSAPSFAHLVQQITWGHITPLPAHVAQEVRSIIHSMLVLDPAQRMTAKAALEVARGALVRAEELRQASPSPLRPAGMPSKSSATSLPPRLTSPSEVVAHQPRQTPPPPSPPPSQPYSSCPSAGTTPPRKRGLTQTAAPPVPTPSDSTPPPSSTVSDPLLAVASEAKAGEDPTPHGSPPSAAAPESTSQAAVVKQRPGASSPTSPLVEPTTSPTPQPPAGGAPASRQSPAVLVVAAAPPAPAAQKQAAVQDKGALVASPVVDAQLRAPQQMVLQISTTGFSKPAQRRKAVAQRKNVAAHKAGPLSLRQRVPSVLGPTSPPTEAPKFVRQLSTDSLSTRRAAELFAPSRGSSGSTKVVVKAVPPAHVAKRALAVAGNRENPPRVPRESPTRESRALHKAQLKPALKLPPKPAAPASDAAPADQWFDQRMRDLCAMENYLHQHRVNDDKVLKTYDARRHKEEQQCESATSEARAAGKTSAARRRSPATKFASPAQPPGVLVMTPPRHRHLSDGIPTPPALSAAQQQQQRQQRPGAASPFVRQASYVRQVSNPACRSESRQSSLSSTFNGRQASNARARTRVSLEEQLRNEEGRVIAREKREAERQRMKELISAQRAAAKQRKRKARKDDAVDVQIVLPDRLHYTPDSVVPAD from the coding sequence ATGGGCATGGAGCACTACACCAAGGTCAAGGACCTCGGTGGCACCAACGGTGCCTTCCTCGCGCGTgaccggcagcagccgcaccggcTTGTCGTCATCAAGCGGCTGGCGGATGGCACTCAAGGAATCGAGGAGCTCAacgcgtcgctgcggctgcggcacccgCACATTGTTCGCTTCCTCGAGTCCTTTATATATAACGGCAGCCTGTTCGTTGTGATGTCGTACGAGTCCGGTGGCGACCTCGACGGGCTCTTCCACTACCTTACGCAAAGTCACAGAACGCCGacgacgcacacgctgctgctgtggtttgtgcagctgctggaggctcTTGTGTACTGCCACGATCATCACGTCATCCACCGCGACATCAAGCCGAGCAACATCCTCGTCTCGGAGGACACGAAGGTGCTGTACCTAGGCGACTTCGGCTCTGCCAAGACCCTCAGCACCTCCAACGTCACCTCCACGTTTGTTGGATCGCCGATGTGGATCTCgccggaggtgctgctgggcaCTAGCTACAGCTACGCCACCGACGTGTGGTCGATGGGCTGTGTTTTCTACGAGATGGCAGCGCTGTGCAAGCCGTTCTCGGCCCCGAGCTTCGCGCACCTGGTGCAGCAGATTACGTGGGGTCACATCACACCTCTCCCGGCACACGTAGCGCAGGAGGTGAGGTCGATCATTCACTCCATGCTCGTGCTCGACCCCGCGCAGCGCATGACTGCCAAGGCGGCACTGGAGGTGGCGCGAGGCGCCCTTGTCCGCGCTGAGGAGCTCCGCCAAGCGTCGCCGTCTCCACTGCGCCCTGCAGGTATGCCGTCTAAGTCCTCCGCGACGTCCTTGCCACCCCGACTGACGTCGCCGTCAGAGGTGGTTGcgcaccagccgcggcagaccccaccgccgccgtcgccaccgccgtcgcaaCCCTACTCGTCGTGCCCGTCTGCCGGCACCACACCACCTCGAAAGAGGGGCCTCACGCAGACGGCGGCCCCGCCGGTGCCGACCCCATCGGattcgacgccgccgccctccagcaccgtAAGCGACCCACTGTTGGCTGTCGCGTCGGAGGCGAAGGCCGGCGAGGATCCGACTCCACACGGATCCCCTCCTagtgcagccgcacccgAATCCACGTCGCAAGCGGCCGTAGTGAAGCAACGCCCCGGCGCGTCGTCGCCTACGTCGCCCTTGGTAGAACCGACAACTTCCCccacgccgcagccgcctgcGGGGGGGGCTCCCGCGTCAAGGCAGTCGCCGGCGGTGCTTGTGGTAGCGGCCGCACCGCCAGCCCCCGCAGCGCAGAAGCAAGCAGCAGTGCAAGACAAGGGGGCGCTGGTGGCGTCACCGGTGGTGGATGCGCAACTccgcgcgccgcagcagatgGTGCTGCAGATCTCCACCACGGGTTTCAGcaagccggcgcagcgcaggaaGGCGGTTGCACAGCGCAAGAACGTGGCGGCGCACAAGGCAGGCCCGCTGtcactgcggcagcgagtGCCGAGCGTCCTGGGACCGACCTCACCACCAACAGAGGCACCCAAGTTTGTGCGGCAGCTCAGCACAGACTCGCTGTCCACCCGGCGTGCTGCGGAGCTGTTCGCACCCTCGCGTGGAAGTAGCGGGTCGACGAAGGTAGTGGtgaaggcggtgccgccggcgcacgTGGCGAAGCGCGCCTTGGCCGTCGCGGGCAACCGCGAGAACCCACCGCGTGTGCCGAGGGAGTCGCCGACGCGGGAGTCACGGGCGCTCCACAAAGCACAGCTGAAGCCGGCGCTGAAGCTGCCTCCCAAGCCTGCCGCCCCGGCCTCCGACGCTGCACCGGCAGACCAGTGGTTTGATCAGCGGATGCGTGACCTGTGCGCCATGGAGAACTAcctccaccagcaccgcgtgAATGATGACAAGGTACTGAAGACGTACGATGCACGACGACacaaggaggagcagcagtgcgAGTCGGCGACCTCAGAGGCACGTGCAGCAGGGAAGacctcggcggcgcgccgccgcagccctGCGACGAAGTTCGCGAGTCCGGCACAGCCGCCCGGTGTGCTTGTCATGACGCCaccgcgccatcgccacctGTCAGACGGCATCCCCACTCCACCTGCGCTgtccgctgcgcagcagcagcagcagcgtcaacAGCGGCCTGGCGCGGCCTCACCCTTCGTGAGACAAGCGTCGTATGTTCGTCAGGTATCGAACCCTGCCTGCCGCTCCGAATCGAGGCAGAGCAGTCTTTCATCCACGTTCAACGGCCGCCAGGCGAGCAACGCCCGGGCGCGGACGCGCGTgtcgctggaggagcagctgagGAATGAGGAGGGGCGCGTGATCGCGCGCGAGAAGcgtgaggcggagcggcagcggatgaAGGAGCTCATCAGCGCacagcgcgccgcggcaaAGCAGCGAAAACGGAAGGCCAGGAAGGACGATGCCGTCGACGTCCAGATCGTCTTGCCCGACCGCCTGCACTACACCCCCGACTCCGTCGTGCCGGCGGACTAG
- a CDS encoding putative protein kinase: protein MPAQPLAQCQRSKQPSPTGTETMVNSEYKIVEKMATGSFGVIFKVRRVTDHQVFVMKRIPLLGLTAPQRRDAAQEIILMRDLHHPCVVSQRDAFLYNEHDLCLVMDYYDGGDMDTHMAAQRDLDMYFELDQVMLWFVQLVLGAQYLHAHNVVHRDIKTHNVFVRSKDMSVVLGDFGISERLGVDLANHTWVAGATMSGPHGSDGSSLTSVPAMVTATAAGSPSPARVNRVDDAMRSLSISGGLRPSTPGGAGAGAPVLSPLLHQQMAWSSGQWGAESHICSPNSSPYQPLSHMRQTSASSNAASSCSLQRLLNGGVEAAMKGTPLYMAPEVLQGGAASPKSDVWSLGCVLYELLALRHPFESRDLAPLVMRVLRGQREPLPTHYPRPIADLISSMLCLDASQRPSCEEVLTVPCVRAYVDLWRSLRTPLDVPASPGESALTRQLQAWQANIAAWNARHPDDPRSKSVHYTELKRQLLSPACAPAEEREKVERRAVEAARTALAAQPSALACSISSVGISGASQGGGGVQDGTFFFGATGGCLAGAAGRRSSELPSITSAREGMLNMGPSDSMRPYMVYDAAPEIAATVAAEGVGPSCAESAASKALSGRPPRPSRRPSGSPPPHPVQGEDLAVTGHNIGKGGARVGSLPQAAAAARSEDSPMMSAAARKRRCQQARQREPAAPQQKGEASRHDDTAEPERKPLTGAVSPAINSAAEAPSATPPVLSSHFSLKPGLPTSPPLMHKRTATRCGSVDEDALFFQTYENVADMRFASLDEIAQSVVDLRQRVQQRMQHQRLLTDIEALHERHGSALLRSMPHVLNVLEAAAAVDDGAEGPSGRSGGGQFTMSPEQVYARMVRQIDEQRSGHEQHQRDPDNAEKVVGILHLRQLPVGRPIPPRIRQLRESAALAQVAASEEARRRSRLLPRESKDRSSSTTKRGVSVSAAVSIQFADPAAPLMASSTGGGRSSSLTTVMELRRWRPYLERRNRLSAALTRIFDATTLRAVYSYYRTCALLQRDAAVVRRLVPDRQQWSALPSIEELAVLDRRLEVMFEGRPSWDGRQGA, encoded by the coding sequence ATGCCGGCTCAGCCACTTGCACAGTGCCAGCGGTCGAAGCAGCCGTCACCCACGGGCACAGAGACTATGGTCAACTCCGAGTACAAGATCGTCGAGAAGATGGCGACGGGCTCCTTCGGCGTCATCTTCAAAGTACGCAGAGTTACAGACCACCAGGTCTTCGTCATGAAGCGCATTCCGCTGCTCGGCttgacggcgccgcagcgccgcgacgctgcgcaggAGATCATCCTCATGCGCGACCTGCATCACCCGTGTGTGGTGTCGCAACGGGATGCCTTTCTATACAACGAGCACGACCTGTGCCTTGTCATGGACTATTACGACGGTGGCGACATGGACACCCACATGGCCGCACAGCGCGATCTGGACATGTACTTTGAGCTCGATCAGGTCATGCTGTGGTTCGTGCAGCTGGTGCTTGGAGCGCAGTACCTGCACGCCCACAACGTCGTCCACCGTGATATCAAGACACACAACGTGTTTGTGCGGTCCAAGGACATGTCCGTAGTGCTCGGCGACTTTGGCATCTCCGAGCGTCTCGGCGTGGACCTGGCCAATCACACGTGGGTCGCGGGAGCAACGATGAGCGGTCCtcacggcagcgacggctcGTCCCTCACATCCGTGCCAGCGATGGTGaccgcgactgctgctggctCGCCGTCACCGGCGCGGGTGAACCGCGTTGACGACGCGATGCGGTCGCTCTCGATCTCTGGCGGTCTCCGTCCGTCCACGCCCGGGGGAGCAGGGGCTGGGGCGCCAGTCCTGTCCCCGCTGCTTCACCAACAGATGGCATGGTCCTCGGGCCAATGGGGCGCGGAGTCGCACATCTGCTCCCCGAACTCGAGCCCGTACCAGCCGCTGTCGCACATGCGACAGACAagcgcgagcagcaacgcggcctCATCGTGTTCGCTGCAGAGGCTGCTGAACGGCGGTGTGGAGGCAGCCATGAAGGGCACGCCGCTGTACATGGCGCCAGAGGTGCTCCAGGGCGGGGCGGCCAGCCCCAAGTCAGATGTGTGGTCGCTGGGCTGCGTTCTCTACGAGCTGCTTGCCCTCCGTCACCCCTTCGAGTCGCGCGACCTTGCGCCGTTGGTGATGCGTGTCTTGCGAGGGCAGCGCGAGCCGCTCCCCACGCACTACCCTCGTCCGATCGCCGACTTGATCAGCAGCATGCTCTGCCTCGACGCCAGTCAGCGCCCCTCgtgcgaggaggtgctgacggtgccgtgcgtgcgtgcctaCGTAGACCTGTGGCGCAGTCTGCGCACCCCTCTCGACGTCCCCGCCTCACCTGGCGAGTCTGCACTGACGCGACAGCTGCAAGCGTGGCAGGCGAACATCGCAGCGTGGAACGCACGCCACCCTGACGACCCGCGCAGCAAGTCGGTGCATTACACCGAGCTGAAGCGCCAGCTGCTAAGCCCCGCCTGCGCGCCTGCCGAGGAGCGCGAGAAGGTGGAGCGGCGAGCGgtcgaggcagcgcgcacggcTCTTGCAGCGCAGCCATCTGCGCTGGCTTGCAGCATCTCTTCGGtcggcatcagcggcgccagtcaaggcggcggtggcgtccaGGACGGCACCTTCTTCTTCGGAGCCACTGGCGGATGTCTcgccggcgcggctggccgccgcagcagcgagctgcCCAGCATAACCTCCGCCAGGGAGGGTATGCTGAACATGGGACCCTCGGACAGCATGCGTCCTTACATGGTCTACGACGCCGCACCAGAGATAGCCGCCACTGTTGCCGCCGAAGGGGTAGGACCGTCCTGCGCTGAATCTGCGGCAAGCAAGGCGCTGAGCGGCCGTCCTCCAAGGCCATCGCGCCGTCCGTCGGGGTCGCCCCCGCCGCATCCGGTCCAAGGTGAAGACTTGGCTGTCACCGGACACAACATTGGCAAGGGTGGCGCTCGCGTCGGTTCGCTGCCGcaagcggctgctgcggctcgtAGCGAGGACTCCCCGATGAtgagcgctgcggcgaggaAACGCCGGTGCCAGcaggcacggcagcgcgagCCCGCCGCTCCTCAGCAGAAGGGTGAGGCGTCGCGTCACGACGACACAGCTGAGCCGGAGCGTAAGCCGTTGACTGGAGCGGTGTCGCCGGCGATCAATAGCGCTGCTGAGGCCCCATCGGCCACACCACCGGTGCTGTCGTCGCACTTTTCGCTGAAACCGGGCCTCCcgacatcgccgccgctgatgcacAAGCGTACCGCCACTCGATGCGGCTCCGTTGATGAGGATGCGCTGTTCTTTCAAACCTACGAGAACGTCGCCGACATGCGCTTCGCCTCCCTCGACGAGATCGCCCAGAGTGTCGTAgacctgcgccagcgcgtgcagcagcgcatgcagcaccagcgcctgcTTACGGACATAGAGGCTCTACACGAGCGGCACGGctctgccctcctccgcagcaTGCCGCACGTCTTAAACGTgctcgaggcggccgcggcagtTGATGACGGCGCCGAGGGGCCCTCTGGCAGGTCCGGTGGTGGCCAGTTTACCATGTCGCCCGAGCAGGTGTACGCGCGCATGGTGCGGCAGATCGATGAGCAACGCAGCGGGcatgagcagcaccagcgcgacCCCGACAATGCGGAGAAGGTGGTCGGCATCCTGCACTTGAGGCAGCTGCCGGTGGGTCGTCCCATACCGCCGCGCATCCGACAGCTGCGTGAGTCCGCCGCActggcgcaggtggcggcgagcGAAGAGGCACGCCGGCGTTCACGACTCCTTCCGAGAGAGTCGAAGGACAGGTCGTCATCCACCACCAAACGCGGCGTCTCCGTCTCTGCGGCGGTGTCGATACAGTTTGCGGACCCAGCTGCTCCTCTGATGGCATCCTCGACAGGTGGCGGTCGGTCGTCTTCACTGACTACCGTAATGGAactgcgccggtggcgcccCTACCTCGAGCGCCGCAAccgcctctccgctgcgCTCACCCGCATCTTCGACGCCACCACGCTGCGCGCAGTGTACTCATACTaccgcacctgcgcgctgctgcagcgggaCGCCGCGGTAGTGCGCCGACTCGTGCCGGACCGGCAGCAGTggtcggcgctgccgtcgattgaggagctggcggtgctCGACCGACGGCTGGAGGTGATGTTTGAGGGTCGACCGAGTTGGGATGGGAGGCAAGGTGCATGA